In a genomic window of Variovorax paradoxus:
- a CDS encoding MarR family transcriptional regulator, producing MHAPLQLKTDYLNVLMDIASERTRDRGSRVYEIELGISIRDVRLLRMIGGAPGITIGQLVQTCGIEKTLVSKLVSSLVQRQLVERHVGTEDARQICLCLSESGLDMVLRAEPLGHEMELRFLDTLSAAEVDSLHRILRKLIDSEERTRDIFEFLLQQLRESKESPPAPVPPSSAPSRKK from the coding sequence ATGCACGCCCCGCTGCAACTCAAGACCGACTACCTCAACGTCCTGATGGACATCGCCTCGGAGCGCACGCGCGACCGCGGCTCGCGGGTCTACGAGATCGAGCTCGGCATCTCGATCCGCGACGTGCGCCTGCTGCGCATGATCGGCGGCGCGCCCGGCATCACCATCGGCCAGTTGGTGCAGACCTGCGGCATCGAAAAGACGCTGGTCTCCAAGCTGGTGAGCTCGCTGGTGCAGCGCCAACTGGTCGAGCGCCACGTCGGCACCGAGGACGCGCGGCAGATCTGCCTGTGCCTGAGCGAGAGCGGCCTCGACATGGTGCTGCGCGCCGAGCCCCTCGGCCACGAGATGGAGTTGCGCTTCCTCGACACGCTGAGCGCCGCGGAGGTCGACAGCCTGCACCGCATCCTGCGCAAGCTCATCGACTCCGAGGAGCGCACGCGCGACATCTTCGAATTCCTGCTGCAGCAACTGCGCGAGAGCAAGGAATCGCCGCCTGCCCCCGTTCCTCCGTCCTCCGCTCCCTCCCGAAAGAAGTAA